GTAGATATCAATCTGGAGGCGGTCAGGGTCGGGAAGCGAAGCCTTGAAACGACACAtggcgccggcgcaccATGTGATCTCGGCGTACTCGCGGACGATCCAGACAAAGCGAACGCGACGCAGGGTTCCGAGCTTCGCCATCTCGCTCGAGAGCCAGTCGGTCATCGCCAAGCCAAATGTCACGCCCGAGCCGCCACATACGAGAAGAGCGGTCGAGTACGATAGCCACGGCACGCGACCAGCACTGCCCATTGGCccgtcgacgccagcgcggATGAGCACAGGGTCGAGGTGGCTCAGACGGGGAATGTTCATGTCCGAGTACATGGATGACGCATGGCTGTCGCGTTTGGTGGGGGCCGCACGGGCCTCCATCAGCGCCAGGACGTGGTTGTACAGCTGGAGCGTGAGACCTTTACGCGCcttgatgatgaggacgatTTCGTTGGGGTCGTTGTTGCTGATAGTGAATGGGTGGGTCTGGAACTGGCTCAACTCGGGGAGATGAAGCAGGACGCTCTGACCCGCGTGCCACTTGATGGGCCGAGTGGTGCGGATCGACACACGTACAGTCCGGCTGGGAAGGAGCTGGACATGCGCCATGCCTGGAGGGATGTTGACTGGGTTAGGAAACATCTCGGggtcgagatcgacgacaCTCTGGATATGCCCGTCAATAAGTGTGCCCGAGCTCGTAGCCGAGGCGAGGTTGGGTGCAAACTTTTGCGTGGCTTGGGTCTTGGCACGGCCTGGCCCGTTGATGTACCGGTACCGGACGGCGCGCCAGAGACGGTcgccgagccagaggaATAGCGCAATACCAACCCAGTGAGCGATACTGTAGTGATGCACAAGTGCACCGACCATCATGATGAACATGAGCACGCAGTGAGACCAGTAGAATACCTCGTAGCTCCGATTACGGACTGGGCGGAGGGAGAGCGCCATAGCCAGCGTCATGGCTGTGTAAGCGGTCATGCCGAAACGGAAGCGGTAGACTGTGAGCATGGCAAACCACATCGGCCGCCCGTCGTAGTAGTCTTCGAACAACTTTACGGTCCACACAACCACATGGATGGTAACGAGGCCCCAGACGACCCAGCCACCTGCGCGGTGAAATGTGCCGACCTTGTCCCAGTGCAAGCCTGTGAAATAGCGCATGGTAAAGATACCAAAAGGTGACGACTTGAGAGCCAGAGTAACGACGAGTGGCATGGCTGCAAACGCCATGAATCCCCACCGGTTACCCTGTGTCCAGGTGGATTTGGCGACTTGCCAACTGACGTGGGTCGTGAGCTCCTCAACTGTATTGTCGGGCTTGGGCGCACGGCGGATTTTCATTCCTGCAGCTTCTCGCTGGAGGTCGGCGAACCCGTCCAGAGTTCGTTTGCCAATGTTGGTGAAATCCATGATACCCTTGGTCTCGAGTACATGGTCGGGTCCGAGTAaagtgaggaggagaagggacAGTGTGACGGCTCCAATAGTTAGGAGGTACGAGTTGGAGGGAAGGACAAATGCCCTCCCCCAAGAACGAGGCCACAGACGAATACTGTGCCGCTTCATGCCCCACTTGTTGTAGGCGGCCCCGAGACTACCTCCACTTAAGCGCAGGTGGTGTGCGAGGGCGTAAACCGCGGCGATGCCACCCACGATGATCCAGAAGATGTAGATGTAGCGATACTTTGGGTGACTGGGGTCAGTCATGTAATGTGAGTGGGGATGGACATACTCTGGCCACGACTCGTGGGCCAAGATGTACTTCCACGCGAGGTCGTGTGGTGAGAGGGAGGGTGTTGGGGTGGGCGTCGCAGTCATCGTTACAGTTGAGGCAGCAGGGATGGCAGTGGAGACGGCAGTAGACACGACGGTCACTGGGGTCAGCCGCGTTGGGAGGAGCCCATACTGATGACAGAACGGGTAGCATTGACAGTCACGACACTCTGGTGCAGTGTCGAGTTTGACCCGGACACGGAGTCAATCGCTGAAGTCAAGTCGGTTACTGAGGATGTCTTGCTCgtccccgtcgtcgtcttgGTCGTCTttgtgggcgtgggcgtgctGGTCGATCTCTCGCTGCCGTTGTCATCCTGTCGGCGCCAGCGTACCGCCGACTCGATCGTCGCCATGTTGGGAAAGGGATACAACGAACATCGACGTCAGAGTCAGAGTCATAAGATACTCATATCTGGTCAACGCTCAACTAGCATGGTCATGTTTGCAGCCAACCGGTGAGCTTGGAGTTCTCGTTGGCGGATTCCGACGATCCGCATTTCGCATTGCCCTGGCCCTGGCACGCTATCTCGCCATCGTTAGCGGGAGTAAACATGTGTTAGCGGCCAAGCCTTCAGTGCGAGTACGGGAAGGATAAAGAGAAAGGGAGAAGACAAGTTTCGTACCGGGCTAGGGGCCGCGCCGGGATGGGGGTTTAGTTCCTTGACATAACGGAAGGGGTCGGGAGCGCTGGCAGCAAAACCACCCACGTGTCCTTACTCTTGAGCGAATGGCCTACATTGACGCAGAGGTGTGGACACTACACTTGTCGTGGCGTGGCGAACGGGAGTGTTTGATCGGCAGTTCCAGCAGGTGTTAGGTGTTAATGTTTGTGATATTCCAGCGTTCCGTCAACGTGCTATGCCGGCATTACGCGCTACTCTGACCGGATCCTGATCTAACGCACCCCACACGTGCTCCCGGGCGGCGAGTACCGTGAAATCAACGCACGTAAGCGGGACATGTCTAGTTCTCGACTTGAACTGCGTGACATGAAACATGAAGACATGAAAACTGTCGTGGTCTTTTGTCTTCTCCCGCTACCCACAGATTACCCTCCTGCATATCATCGGCCGCCGTCTCGGTCAGACTTGGCGCAGTCCCGAAAGCATGCGCACGCTCAGGCCCGGAGGATGGAGGCTGGCTGAGGACCCGTCAGATTGGGTTTCGGATTCTTCCCGCGTCCTGTGTTCTGGGATAACGGGCGAGCAAGTGGAAGTGGACTGGAATCACGGTCGGCAGCCGTGTTCCGCCATCAGGTCCTATCCCGCCACGCACAAGTCTTGGCGGATTAGCGTCAAACCACTCGACTACGTTTCACTTTCAAGTGACTGTCTTGGGTACTGTATGTCAGCTGGCGTTTGGTGTCAGTTTAATTGAAAGCAGTAACGGACGTAGAACGAGTCGAGGACCGTGAGGACGCGTGGTTATACACGTGCGAGGCATTATAACCGCCAACAGTGCTGAACTCATACGATGGGCATACAACTCACACGTACGGTGTTCGACAACAACAGGACAGCCCAGAGCGGTCAGTTCGGTTGCTGGTCCTGCTACCAGTTATTCTGATTGCTGACTGCTGCTGACCATATAGGGAGGCAGCTCCGTATGGATGGTGGGGTGGGCCGGAGTATGTGCCCCGAGTCGCAGCGAGGACTGTAGTATCTAGATCATCGGGACCCAGATCTGGTGCCCGATACTCTTCTACTTGCCGCTACAAACACACGGGGGGTTGCGCTCCAATCTGGTACTGACGTATGACCACGATGTGTCGGCTCTTGAGTCTGATTCCCATCGGCAGGTAGACTTCGGCGTTCACCGATGACATGACCTAATACATGCCATCTGGTTGGCCCACTGCCCACTGTCCACTAGCTTCACTCTCCAACACACCATGCCAGTCTTCCCGCAGAACTACACGTCGACAGTCTCGCATTGGCAGGCGACGGTGAGTCTTGGAAGGAGTGCAGTGCTAGTGCGCTAACATCAGAACCGCGGGCCCGGCTCACTCTGGGACCATGGACGCACGGATGTGTTGCCCTCGGATGCGGACATTGTGATTGTTGGTGCTGGCGCAACGGGCGTGTCGCTGGCGTACCACCTCACACGGCCTGGGATGGAGAAACGCAGAGTTGTTCTCCTGGATGCCAAGGATGTCGCCTCGTGCGCATGTGAGCTTTCATTGCTTGGGGGAGCTGATACCAGCGGGACGGAACGGTGGTCATATCGGGCCAGCGTCGTGGGAGGTGATGGGGCATCTCACCAAGCCGCTTTCTcatggcggtggcggcgtgtCGGAAGAGGACGCACTGGATGTCCTGTTCTTCGAGCAGGAGACGCTCGACTTGTGTGAGTTGATCGTGATGCgagagcgcctcgacgtcgacttcTGGCGCGGATACCGTCTCGTCGTGTCAACCACTCCTGAAGGGGTTGAGGAGAGTAAGCGGACGTTGGATGCGTATCACCGAGCCATAAAGAGGAGCGCCAAGCACGGCGATAAGCGCCTCGATGCCAGTGCTCTCTtcgacgccggcgaggcAGAGCGCGTGTCCCGCGTCAAGGGGGCGTTGGGTATGAAGTGGACGCCGTCCGGGAGCTGGCACCCACACCGCGGCATCACGGCGCTTTTGAAGAAAGCGCTGGAGAACAAGGACATGAGTTTCTACTCTTGGGCGCCGGTCGCCTCTCTCAAAGAGTACCGCGGCGGATGGACCGTCGACTGTGGTGACCGCGGCGTGATCCGCACCAAGCAGGTGGTTCTCGCTACAAACGGGTACACCCGCCACCTGTTCCCCGACGACTTTGCCGCCAACACTGGCATAGCAGCACAGTGAGCAGCCAAGGGATCGAATACTGATGAAAGCTTGACGCCGTACCGTGGCCACGCAGGGCTCGTTGTGCCTCCGACGACATATGCAGGCGACAAGTCCCTCAAAGGACAGTACGGAATCGAGAACGGGCCATACCTCATCCAGACACCATATGCTGGCATTGTGCTCGGGCCCTTTAACGCTACTGTTGTCAACACCTTTGGATCGCCGCGCGACCTGTATGGaatcgacgacgactcggtCGTCGTACCCAAGTTCCGCGAGTGTGAGTCTAGGTGTTTGTTCCCCCACAGCCAAAGCGGCTAGTACCTTGAGTGACTAACGGAAGGGCTCGCAAACTATTGCCGCGACAACTATGTTGACTGGGGACCCGAGTCGGAGGGGGAGGGCTTGGCTCGCGCGTGGTCGGGTAAGTTTCAGGTTTCAGTGCGACGGGTCTGACGGCAGGCATCATGTGTCATTCGGTCGACATGAGGCCCCTCGTCGGAGAGGTGCCCGGCAAAACGGGAATGTTCATCTCGGCCGGGTACAATGGTATAGCAGTAGCAATGTGCCGGAGCTGACCTCAGGCCACGGCATGGCGACCATTGTCAACATCACGCGCTGCCTCGCGCAGCATCTCGTCACGGGTGTGCGCGACCACCGGCTCCCGCGGTGTTTCGACATTTCGCAGGAGCGGCTCGAccgtgccgccgccgaatGCCTCCCTCTCCTGTAACCATTTCATTGGAAGAGCGCTGACCGCAGTCCTCCCGAGCCCAAGTTGTAGATGTGTCAGCTGAAGCTGCCCCACTCCAGATGTCTTACGTAACGAAACACAAACATGAAGGGGCGTGtagctcagttggtagagcgtGTCATTAGCACTTGGTACTTGACAAGGTCTTTGGTTCGATTCCTAACCCGTCCACATGATTTATTTTTGAACCGCTCCGTGTCGTATCCTTATCATGGATGATACCCTACAACTGCGCAGCGCTGCGGATTCGCGGTATTCTTGGCGGAAAGACGCTACATCTCACTCATACACCATACATTCTTGATTTTAGGCAAGAGCAGCAACGCCAACGGCCACAAGCGCAAACAGAGCTGGCAAGCCCGCACCCACCGCGCTGCTGGCAGGCGGTGCGTTCCACGGCTTGACACTGTCGGGGAGCTCCTGTGCGGCTTTGGGGCCGATAGTAAAGTTGGGCGACGCGAGGAAGAAGTAGGGGTTGGTCGCGGCGTCTTCGCCCTCTGCGGCGTTAGTTTGTTCATTTGCCGGTACCCACTGTTGTCCCAGGCCAGCACAACCTGGTACGTGCCGCCGGCGTTGATGCTAGTGTCTCCGGGAGGCTTGACAGGGCCAAAGCTCACGGTCGTCATGTTGGCCAGGACGCCTGTGGTTAGAATCTAACAACGGTATGAAATCTAACAACGGCATGAAATCTAACAACGGCATGAAATCTAACAACGGGATGACTACTCACGCTCCTGGGTGTCGAACAGACCCTTGCCGCTCAGCGAAGTGCCGACGGGCGTGTGGCCGGCGGGGTGGAAGATGGTCGTGTTCTTGTTGGCCAGGAGGACCATGAGTTTCGGAGATGTGTCCTCCTTCCATTCCCAATTGACATAGAGAGTGCCATTGAGCGGGACTGGTGTCAGGAAAATAAAAAGCCATACGTACTGGTAGTGTTGGCGGTCGGGAAAGTGATCTGGCTGCCGGCCGTTGTGGCGTTGAGGAACGTGAGTCCGTCGGCGTAGGCCGTAGCAGCGAGCACGGCAGTGAAGAGCGAGGCGAAGAACATGGTCAAGTGGTGAGTGGGGAGGAGTGTGAGAGCAAGATTCAAATAGGCTGCACGGGACAACAACCATTGGAGCGCAACCCGAGACAAGACAGACGGAGATCAGTGGACTTGTGGCCGACGAAGGAAGGCGGGGTTGGCAGCCAGGCCCGGGGGTTAGAGGGGCCACTAGCGCCCAAGTGGCTGGGCAAGGTagatggagagaggagaCGTAGGCCCCATGGGCCATGGCCGACGGCACAGGCACTTGTTATTTGCTAATGAACAACCCACTCTGGTCATGCAAGCGAAACATACCCGACTAGGGTCCATTCTATTCCCATCCACAAATCAACAAGGCTGTTGTTGGAACACGCGCACGTGTGGCTGACGTGAGATGACTTTGACATTGACATTTGGTCCAGATGAAGAATCAGACTGCCCAATAACTGTAACTGTACATCCGTAATGCTACACCCTACCCATCCATTCCTACCAAACTACTCAGCTGCGCTGCGAGTCTAATGATTCCCGCCCGCGTCCCTCCGACACCGACACGGCCCTGTCCGTACTTGATCGACTGGCTCTGCGGCCCTCGAGCACTGCCGCCGTTGACACTGGTGGCGCAATGCCGATATCGTCCCAGACGTCTTGCTCGCTCTGGTCTGTTGCGCGGGAAATCCGGCGCGCAAGAGGCTCGCCGACGTGGGTGAGACGCCGCGAGAGTGGCTCGTCCAGGAATCGCGAGAGCGATCCACGCCGCACAGGACTCGACGGGTAGTCCTCCATGGTCTCTTCGACGCTCTCCATTGCGAGGCGGGACGGGCGGGACCTCTCTCCAGAGGTGAACGACACGCGCCTGCTGGGCCTGTGGCCGTGTTCCGAGAGGTCCAAGGTGCCTGGGAAACCTGGACTGGAGGCTTCGCGTCGCGGAGGCGTTGCGAGCGGGCCAGGACGCATGTCGCCTGGCGAGGGTGTTGGCGTGATTGGGTGCATTGGGTCGAGAAGGATGGATGGGGCGGCATGGGTTGGAGAGGTGGTGCGATACAGTCCAAAGCGACTGGTGCGCATGGGCTGTGGCGACGTGATGGTGCGGTGTAATGTCCATGGACGCGGGGGGTCATGGGCACGACTGGTGGATGTGGCTtgagcgtgcgcgtgcgTGTCTGTTGTGGGGTGCGAGGTTTCGGGCTCGGAACCTTGGTGAGCTGGCTTGCCAATTGCGggcgacgtgctcgacgacgcgacgccgtcgcctcctGCCCAGTGGTACGTCTCGCAATTCCGCCTGGAACTCAAATACGTGGTGTACGCGGCGCgggcctcctcgtcctcggcctgttGGCGTTTCTTGCGGGACCAACAAGCGCGCAGAACAGCAATAAGTGTCAACAGCCCTATTCCGCCAACGACACCGCCGAGGATACGTGACACGTAGAGTGCCTCGCCTTGGTTAAAGTCGCTAGACGTCTGCGCGGCCAagctggcgtcagtgcGAGATTAGGATGTGGCTCACGTATTGGTCCTTGACATGCTTCCCGCAGTGTAGAAGGTGACGCTGTGTAATCCGACAATGCCGTCCGCACGTAGGGACAGCGTGTGCGGCGTATCCGTCTCCGCATCCAGACGACGGAGATACAGTGTCGTGTCGGCACTCCACTTTGCTGTAACGTCAATCCGCTTGTTGGCGATTGGGGGATCCCACTCCACAACCAGCTCGCCTCGCTTCGGTCCAACTGTTCCTCGAACAACAACAAATGAACTGCCTGCTGGAACAGGTACATGGACCGTCGCACCTCTCAGTCCAACCAGCTCGCCATTACCGTCGTCTTGAGGTCAGCCATCCGTCTCACCTAACGCACGCCCCCTCCAACATACCTATTCCGTTCCCAAGAGCCCAATCACCACCCCACTCGAACGCCTCGTTGGCTTtcccgtcctcggcgaAGCGCACGCTGGTCATGTACACGCGGTTGCTTGAACCTGTATTACCAGCGATGTTTGTGAAGATGGTCGCCCCGCTGATGCTGTACGCCGCTGACGTCTGATCCTCAATAGTCGCTTGCACTCGATCGAATGGCGAGTTCTGCACGTCCGCCAGGACACCATCCGCACCGGGATGGGACGGAAGCAGACGCCCCGCTCCGTCGCGCACACTGACAGCCGAGTCGCGGCCAATAGTGGACGTGGTTGTGGGCGATAATGGTGGGTCACGAGCGCCGTACAACGCAACCCCTGTGCCCTCCACGGCGAGCTCCACCGAGGCGTGCCCGGATCCGCGGGTCGTATGCACTTGCCTGCGCAGCGTGTCGGACCACTCTGGCTCCCACGCGCCgtggaagaggaagagggggcTCGcgtcgtcaatgtcgaAAGAAATAGAGATGTCGGAGATGTCGGAGGGTGCAAGTGTGAGGGATCTAGAGTGGGCCGGACCTCCACCAAGGTTGGCCGCGGTAGCCCCCGACACAGCGGACCCCAGCAGGGCAAGGACCGCGCGCACATGCCGCATCCGGGGTGAGCATGGGCTGTTTCGTGCGTGTCCAGAGTTGCGTTCGATTGTGTTGGGTGTGGAGTGAATTGTAGAGAGTTGTTCTGCCAAGGTAGCCGAGGTGTTAGTGTGAGCGGGTGGTCACGCCGGATGTCGGGGTGAGCACTGTGTGGTGAGGAAAACATTGGACAGGTTAGATGCATTGAAACGTACGTACGCACGTACGCACGTACACACTGTACTCGAGCAGCTGGACAGGGGAGAGACGACGTTTCTGTGTTCACCGTTTGTGGAGTGCACCTGACATGGGAGGGGGAGTTGGGCTGATACCATCGACTGCGAGGCACGACAGTCAAGTGGGCGTAATAAGGCCTCGCCTTTTGCGATCGATCATTGTCTCCCCTCATCCCCTAATCACCCCTCTCGCCAAGCAATGACCTGTCAGCGCGTGACACGACAGTCAAGCAATgcggggaaggggaggtgGTGGGCCAATCCAGTTTCCCATAGAGGGATACATACCCCACACATGAGGGCACACGGGTCCCCACTTGTTCCGTCGCTTGACGTTGGTTGTTTGGCCGGACTATCCCCGCCAGGCTGGGATTAGCCCGCCGGGGTCTGTTTGCACGGCGCACCCTTCTACGCAGTCTCCGTCAGAATGCTCCGCATACCTTCAGATCTAGGTGCAACGAGGGATAGAAACGAGCTTTTTCTGCAACCGGTACTGACGTCGGCGGCTACATGCTAGCAATGGGGTGTCGCGGCTTACGTGTACGGAGCGACTTGCTCACTGCTCAGGTTGTGAGGGAGGATCTCACCAGCCCCAAGATCACTGCGCTGGCGAGTGCGTAATCGCGCCAATCCGAGTAGAAGCTTCGGGGAGCTTCAGAGGGCAAAGCGATACAAAGGCCAGGCGTATACGCATAAACACTAGTCTAATCATCAAATCCGTCAGTCGCTTGGTGCGGTGGGTCGTGTCGGGAGCGGCCGCCGGGACCGAGgtgacgtcggcgacagTGGGGCACCTTGTGCTGGGGCAGGTGGTGGGGAGCTGTTACGgtcgagaggaggaggtggggagTCGTTAGGGTCGAGAGGAGCCTCAGCTTGGTCTGGCTGCGCGGCACCGAGTCGCTGAAACGCCCCCAACACATACGGGTGCTTGTAGTCGGCCAACGGTGTGACCGGTTCCACCGTCGTCGCCTTGTCTGGTGTagtgtgggtgtggggaAGCTTAACGAATCCACTACTTGGCTCGTCAAGTCCCGGACTGAGAGGTGCGAAGAGCTGATCGCCTGACGATAAAACTCCAGACACGTTCGAGCGGACGCGGGTGGACCACAGTGGGTTGTACGAGGGCGGGAGGGCGCCACAGTActgggacgacgaggtcgagtggATCGAGGCGCCGTCCACTTCCTGTATGTGCGGCGAGCGGTAATTGGGGTCCTGGACTGTTGCTCGGGCCTtggcgcgagcgcggcgccggAGCCAAAAGAACGCAAAGATGGCAGCGAGGCTGAGGGCGCCCAACACACCACCGACCTAGCGTCAGTAGGGCCAAGGCAGCACTCACGATGCCGCCGATGATCTTGCCACGCCCACTCGTCGTAGCTGTCTCCGTACCGGGGGTGGCTTCTTGGGATGTACTATTCCTGGAGTCAGTTGTGGGCGAAACTGAGACGCACTCGTTCGCCGACGCGGAATAGTACGCCAGCATGTGTAGGCCGATGGCGGTGATGTTGTGCAGTTCACTGCTCAGCGTCTGGATGGTGAGGTTGTACTCCTTGTCCGGGTCAAGGTACTTGGCGTACAGCATGGCCGGTGCACTCCATGCACAGGTGGCAGAAAAGTACCATCCTTCcgaggggaagaagggcggCGGAGGGTTCCACTTGACCAGTGCTTGCCCGCGGTCGGGTCCTAATGTCCCATTGATGAAGACGAAGGTGGTACCTCGTGGAATGGGGACTGTTATTGTTGACGAGTTGCCTGCAACGAGTTCCGTCACGACGCTCGGGCCATCTGGGTGTTATCTACCGTCTCAGTGGCCGCGCAAACTTACCATTCACTGCTGTGCGTCGGTTCTCCGGACGCCACCGTGATGACTCGCTATCTGAGACGATGAAGCGGGGATTGGGGGCTCCGTTCAACACGAAATCCTCATACGACACAGGAACTTGGTCCCAGGTTGATCTGGTGTGAGCCGAGCCCAATGGCTCGTGCTGGCGTTGCGTTGGTACGTACGCGTTTGACAGTAACTGGGTCCTGATCGTCACACCGTGTACAGAATACGTTCGTGCCGGGTCCACAGGTTTCATGATGAAGTTGTGCATCCCCCATGACCTCCCGTCCACAGACAGCAGTGTTTCTGTCTGTGGCGCTGCCAAGCTATCAGCCGTAATATTGTCGAAAgcctccttgtcgacgcTGAACTTGATCTCCTGAGCTGTCCCCTGTGTGCTTGGTGTTCGTGAACCGAGGATCCGTATCCCAGTCGCCTCAGTGCGCAACTCGAGGCGCGGCGGTTCTGCGGTCAGGTTTTGGGGGGGCTGCACAGTGTGATACGAGTCTCCCCAGCCCACCGGACCGCTGTATTTAGACGGCGAAGTCCACAGGGCGAAGGGGGCTGCCGAGCTGGTGGACTGGTTGCTGAAGTTGGTGGTCCATGCTGGGTGGACGTTTGGGATACCCCATTTCAGCAAGGGTGAGATGTCGGTGATGTTGTACTCGAACGAAAAGTAGTTGTAGGTGGCATGAGATGGCCGGGCGAACAGTATCAGAGCGAACGCGACGAGTGATATATGAGCCGACAGTCTGGGGCTTGCTGGGGGATTGGACACCGCCATCTCGAAGAGATCCGTCAGACTGCGCACAATGATGGCGGCGTGTTATTTGGTTTCTTTGCGCCTGAGATGATGGGAAACGCATGAGAGAGTCCATTCTTGCGAGATCAAGAGGGATTGAGCTTGACTTGGCGCTTGCAAGTGCAAGCGAACAATACTACGAAGTGCGTATGAACGGGCATCAGCAAACAGCGAACGCCATGATTCATTGGTGACGGAAATTCGGTGGGTACGTTTTGTCGATCATGCGTCCCTTTTACAGTCACCTCACCTCACCAATGCCGCCAAGCGGGTTCGCCGTCTTGTTCGCATCCGAACAGACGCCACCCAGGCGTTTGTTCAAGACATGCACTTGATCCTAGAATTCTTGGCGGCCAGGGCCTAGCCGTTAGACATGGTGCGGGCTGGATGATTAGACCGCCATTATGATCCACTGTCTTGTGACGGTTACGTTCAATCTGGCCGCGTTGCGTAATGTTCCAGTGGTATGGGATCTGCGAACAACCGGGCTCAGACTGACCAAGGTGGGATAATGAGCGAGTTCA
Above is a genomic segment from Cutaneotrichosporon cavernicola HIS019 DNA, chromosome: 1 containing:
- a CDS encoding uncharacterized protein (Ferric reductase like transmembrane component) is translated as MATIESAVRWRRQDDNGSERSTSTPTPTKTTKTTTGTSKTSSVTDLTSAIDSVSGSNSTLHQSVVTVNATRSVIMTVVSTAVSTAIPAASTVTMTATPTPTPSLSPHDLAWKYILAHESWPDHPKYRYIYIFWIIVGGIAAVYALAHHLRLSGGSLGAAYNKWGMKRHSIRLWPRSWGRAFVLPSNSYLLTIGAVTLSLLLLTLLGPDHVLETKGIMDFTNIGKRTLDGFADLQREAAGMKIRRAPKPDNTVEELTTHVSWQVAKSTWTQGNRWGFMAFAAMPLVVTLALKSSPFGIFTMRYFTGLHWDKVGTFHRAGGWVVWGLVTIHVVVWTVKLFEDYYDGRPMWFAMLTVYRFRFGMTAYTAMTLAMALSLRPVRNRSYEVFYWSHCVLMFIMMVGALVHHYSIAHWVGIALFLWLGDRLWRAVRYRYINGPGRAKTQATQKFAPNLASATSSGTLIDGHIQSVVDLDPEMFPNPVNIPPGMAHVQLLPSRTVRVSIRTTRPIKWHAGQSVLLHLPELSQFQTHPFTISNNDPNEIVLIIKARKGLTLQLYNHVLALMEARAAPTKRDSHASSMYSDMNIPRLSHLDPVLIRAGVDGPMGSAGRVPWLSYSTALLVCGGSGVTFGLAMTDWLSSEMAKLGTLRRVRFVWIVREYAEITWCAGAMCRFKASLPDPDRLQIDIYVTNGEKSRPMPPTHSRNMSRDTFASVNKHGEMELEPPRRPFDRQDSIESLSSYVGVTEEDGTSAPQLGFYEGVDPETRVQYNDVRYLTNFDGESDVEDPGEDILSRVLQREGRVRRARSRKLKKRLIQPTEDVPLPSPEHAVEHLHDREYPDPEETGTPRPRPSTRRSYDRDRPMSSSSVERYDPFRRAPSPSPSVDNVRNTIYSLSSRTQSMVLLQDTHDGKGHSCAGCGRAGAENLWIDEADYAAALILSENARTGRPKLASIVEEELHNAQGAMIVGTCGPAALGTALRALVSDAIDPSKLRKGDSRGHVTLYTEDFEM
- a CDS encoding uncharacterized protein (FAD dependent oxidoreductase), producing the protein MPVFPQNYTSTVSHWQATNRGPGSLWDHGRTDVLPSDADIVIVGAGATGVSLAYHLTRPGMEKRRVVLLDAKDVASCASGRNGGHIGPASWEVMGHLTKPLSHGGGGVSEEDALDVLFFEQETLDLCELIVMRERLDVDFWRGYRLVVSTTPEGVEESKRTLDAYHRAIKRSAKHGDKRLDASALFDAGEAERVSRVKGALGMKWTPSGSWHPHRGITALLKKALENKDMSFYSWAPVASLKEYRGGWTVDCGDRGVIRTKQVVLATNGYTRHLFPDDFAANTGIAAHLTPYRGHAGLVVPPTTYAGDKSLKGQYGIENGPYLIQTPYAGIVLGPFNATVVNTFGSPRDLYGIDDDSVVVPKFREWLANYCRDNYVDWGPESEGEGLARAWSGIMCHSVDMRPLVGEVPGKTGMFISAGYNGHGMATIVNITRCLAQHLVTGVRDHRLPRCFDISQERLDRAAAECLPLLPPEPKL